The Calliphora vicina chromosome 3, idCalVici1.1, whole genome shotgun sequence genome contains a region encoding:
- the LOC135955359 gene encoding myb-like protein AA: MTSETYLDLTFERNSKNMSGSGGGAGGVTLAVSSGSSNVNAPGANSSGVVVGSEKRPIRPKLLKLSDVTIPHRNRKKTKTKSKDRSVSSVRDRIYDDPAYTDDISHLANPMRRNSVNLVNSDMLTLSGAGVGGKHNSGGSSSLGKRSKLTKEFQKLAQEDIGHIAFSSSEEDLRYQRATSSRSEAIGRGRSLERSNAIIGEQMEKLEIKRRPEKRTSKQKRNLSLDNKRQQSQQETKENEEKERERDRPPEPPQRLALTRYNLGKQRSDEAAWQRQQSHQDFPPPAHDNEDIFSLHSSAKENQSVAASTSASLSNASTSKIQMGKRFLKGEIGIKSFNYYLLKEGLKSSKKFVEKQKSNFQSSTNNTLATISHSAGGAGGGGENTTSLTLGKSKLQANSEENIYEEIFFKDAPPSEEDDENQNPSNTTKQQASSTHHAATTAAEQNIMYADCELCMQQCDKPDCEYCLQPEITANVNQNRTVTQTFNNSNTKSNNTNNRLNAGNLNNNSSARTAMENQVNSAPILEFQSYNPNNPGVYKIETTPVAITGDYNPILQFQQPSTQQQQQPAPQHKHSHVQHQSTSTTSTATTTPSDHHLHQHHSQLQQQQQPQQSQQHQSVPSQQQQHQQFYGYKQPNFYTPHTQTGFWSQTSSVPRPRAYMVTGHFPSGVSSMQRVNTKSSSSSDSLQHQHKFNTFTHLDANFYNGSNLATVTGSSSVNNSYLPPQPLQPLMYAASRRLGGSQILVDNSNAMFENPSQIYKSDSRASILSEYSLSRSSDTYYGSQRYGHNRHYGTSHLNEHHNFENSLMSSYATAAQRRYFGSAESCRFGYDCRRCSLDSGPGAGLLTNPRVVNTATQNNGGTTAAAAATSSAEKCTFSDHCKYDCRNCDCSSVYFSSDFDEVYSGGGIPRKTAKGTLPSTGGQPPPPALENYDVATSSEKQQALKQNKYAQDFFKHVNDVKRSIYQAEMQRNGNMESMSPKKSMKKENRDKERDREIMGITTLPLAKERTTKPTPAPRTSLQQHPQLNPGQTTPQPLQRRLPAKSSEPCVERKEYASLDRLIASNKGAIPKSTNRISPHNSPKSRNTTATPRIFKDNVTVLGSLIEWSPTQRYTSTTAALTGHLC; encoded by the exons AGCAAAGATCGTTCTGTGTCTTCTGTGCGTGATCGTATTTACGACGATCCAGCTTATACTGATGACATCAGTCATCTGGCAAATCCCATGCGTAGAAACAGTGTTAATCTGGTAAATTCTGATATGCTGACCCTCAGTGGAGCCGGTGTTGGTGGCAAACACAATTCTGGCGGTAGCAGTTCATTGGGTAAACGCAGTAAATTAACCAAAGAATTCCAAAAACTAGCCCAAGAAGATATCGGCCACATAGCTTTCAGTAGCTCCGAAGAGGACTTACGTTACCAAAGAGCCACTTCCTCCAGATCGGAGGCAATTGGCCGCGGTAGAAGCTTAGAGCGATCCAATGCCATTATAGGGGAACAAATGGAAAAGCTAGAAATAAAAAGGAGACCTGAAAAACGCACAAGCAAACAGAAACGTAACTTGAGTTTGGACAACAAACGTCAGCAATCACAGCAGGAAACCAAAGAAAATGAAGAGAAAGAGCGAGAGCGAGATAGACCACCCGAACCACCACAACGTTTGGCCTTGACACGCTACAATTTGGGCAAACAACGCAGTGATGAGGCCGCCTGGCAACGGCAACAAAGTCATCAGGACTTTCCGCCTCCGGCTCATGACAACGAAGATATTTTCTCGCTGCACAGTTCGGCCAAGGAGAATCAAAGTGTGGCCGCCTCTACCTCGGCCTCACTCAGTAATGCCAGTACTTCAAAAATACAAATGGGCAAACGTTTTCTAAAAGGAGAAATTGGCATAAAAAGTTTCAATTATTACTTGCTTAAAGAAGGCCTAAAGTCttcgaaaaaatttgttgaaaaacaaaaaagtaattttcagtCTTCCACCAACAATACACTGGCCACTATATCACACTCAGCAGGAGGAGCAGGAGGAGGAGGGGAAAATACCACATCATTGACACTAGGCAAGAGTAAACTCCAGGCCAATAGTGAGGAAAATATCTATGAAGAAATATTCTTTAAAGATGCTCCGCCCAGTGAGGAAGATGATGAAAATCAAAATCCTTCTAATACAACCAAACAGCAAGCTAGCAGCACTCATCATGCCGCCACAACAGCAGCCGAACAAAACATAATGTATGCCGATTGTGAGCTATGCATGCAACAGTGTGATAAGCCAGACTGTGAATACTGCTTGCAGCCGGAAATAACGGCCAATGTCAATCAAAATAGAACCGTGACTCAGACATTTAATAACTCTAATacgaaatcaaataatactaacAATCGTTTGAATGCTGGCAATCTAAATAATAACAGTTCCGCCCGAACAGCCATGGAAAATCAGGTTAATTCGGCTCCTATTCTAGAGTTCCAGTCGTATAATCCCAATAATCCGGGCGTGTATAAAATTGAAACTACTCCCGTGGCCATAACTGGCGACTACAATCCCATTTTACAATTCCAACAACCTtccacacaacaacaacaacagccagCCCCACAACATAAACATTCTCATGTACAACATCAGTCTACTTCAACTACCAGTACCGCCACTACTACTCCCAGTGATCATCATTTGCATCAGCATCATTCTCAgctgcaacaacaacagcagccgCAGCAATCACAACAGCATCAATCTGTGCCAtctcaacagcagcagcatcaacaGTTTTATGGTTATAAACAACCGAATTTCTATACTCCTCATACTCAAACCGGATTTTGGTCTCAAACTTCATCGGTGCCAAGACCTAGAGCTTATATG GTCACTGGCCACTTCCCCAGCGGTGTTTCGTCTATGCAACGTGTGAATACTAAATCAAGTTCCTCCAGTGATTCATTGCAGCATCAACATAAATTCAATACGTTTACCCACTTGGATGCTAATTTCTATAATGGTTCAAATTTGGCCACCGTAACAGGATCATCTTCGGTCAACAATAGTTACTTGCCGCCCCAACCTTTGCAGCCGTTAATGTATGCTGCCAGCAGACGTTTGGGAGGTTCACAAATTTTGGTAGACAATTCAAATGCCATGTTTGAAAATCCTTCTCAGATTTATAAATCAGATTCGAGAGCATCGATTTTAAGTGAGTATTCCTTATCACGCAGCAGTGATACTTATTATGGCAGCCAGAGATATGGTCACAATAGACATTATGGAACCTCACATCTAAATGAacatcataattttgaaaattccctAATGTCATCTTATGCTACGGCCGCTCAGAGACGCTACTTTGGCAGTGCTGAGAGTTGTCGTTTTGGTTATGATTGTCGTCGTTGTAGTTTGGATAGTGGTCCAGGAGCGGGTCTCTTAACTAATCCTAGAGTGGTGAATACAGCTACACAAAATAATGGTGGCACAACAGCAGCGGCAGCAGCAACATCATCTGCCGAGAAATGTACCTTCTCGGATCATTGCAAATATGATTGCCGGAATTGTGACTGCTCCTCGGTATACTTTTCATCCGACTTTGATGAGGTCTATAGTGGTGGCGGCATACCACGCAAAACGGCTAAAGGTACGTTACCCTCTACAGGTGGACAACCGCCACCACCAGCTTTGGAAAACTATGATGTTGCTACTAGCAGTGAAAAACAGCAGGctttgaaacaaaataaatatgccCAAGATTTCTTTAAGCATGTCAATGATGTCAAACGTAGCATTTACCAAGCGGAAATGCAAAGAAATGGCAATATGGAATCGATGAGTCCTAAGAAAtctatgaaaaaagaaaatcgtGACAAGGAACGGGATAGGGAGATAATGGGTATTACTACATTACCCTTGGCCAAAGAGCGTACCACAAAACCTACACCGGCTCCCAGGACAAGTTTGCAACAACACCCCCAACTAAATCCGGGTCAAACAACTCCGCAACCACTGCAAAGGCGTTTGCCGGCTAAATCAAGTGAGCCCTGTGTGGAAAGGAAAGAATATGCTTCTTTAGATCGTTTAATAGCCTCCAACAAGGGAGCTATACCTAAGAGCACAAACAGGATAAGTCCCCATAACAGTCCTAAATCAAGAAACACCACAGCAACTCCAC GAATCTTCAAAGATAACGTCACAGTCCTTGGCAGCCTCATTGAGTGGTCACCGACGCAAAGATATACCAGCACCACCGCCGCCCTCACCGGCCACCTATGCTGA